A single Anopheles arabiensis isolate DONGOLA chromosome 2, AaraD3, whole genome shotgun sequence DNA region contains:
- the LOC120897505 gene encoding uncharacterized protein LOC120897505 — protein sequence MPLSLCTTNIVGGDGGLGRLDSLQIRAQFNQFHISASAERFASTSVCKKRRLKPFQGQRSVLLSRFSWCARVCRIHSRITDVDKMLKFVAIATVGLLFCAVQCVKVDYYGSLYNPKDELHAPYHEKEDKQDFSKIPGVPGVDYPIYHEVPHTSFHCGNVPAIPGMYANVETGCQAYHTCHDGREGHQGASFLCTNGTLFNQKEFACDWWYNVKCEEAPSYYHLNADPEHNPFTPKHKPEEEHQHHKKFLIHV from the exons ATGCCACTTAGCCTTTGCACGACCAATATCGTTGGTGGGGACGGCGGACTTGGGCGGCTTGATTCGCTCCAAATTCGAGCCCAATTTAATCAGTTTCACATTAGTGCTTCAGCCGAACGGTTCGCGTCGACGTCTGTTTGCAAAAAACGGCGTCTTAAACCATTCCAGGGACAGCGTAGTGTCCTCTTATCGCGCTTTTCTTGGTGTGCTCGTGTTTGCAGAATCCATAGCCGG ATAACCGACGTCGACAAGATGCTAAAGTTCGTCGCCATTGCCACCGTGGGGCTGCTGTTCTGTGCCGTCCAGTGCGTCAAAGTGGACTACTACGGTTCGCTGTACAATCCAAAGGACGAGCTGCACGCGCCATACCACGAGAAGGAGGACAAGCAGGACTTTAGCAAAATTCCCGGCGTGCCCGGTGTCGACTATCCGATCTACCACGAGGTGCCGCACACCAGCTTCCACTGTGGCAACGTGCCCGCCATCCCCGGCATGTACGCGAACGTCGAAACCGGCTGCCAGGCCTACCACACCTGCCACGATGGGCGCGAGGGACACCAGGGCGCGTCCTTCCTCTGCACCAACGGTACGCTGTTCAATCAGAAGGAATTCGCCTGCGACTGGTGGTACAATGTCAAGTGCGAGGAAGCGCCCAGCTACTACCATCTGAATGCCGACCCCGAGCACAACCCCTTCACGCCCAAGCACAAGCCGGAGGAAGAGCACCAGCACCATAAGAAATTCCTCATCCACGTCTAG